In one window of Camelina sativa cultivar DH55 chromosome 15, Cs, whole genome shotgun sequence DNA:
- the LOC104746917 gene encoding receptor-like protein kinase 2 produces the protein MSLHSLIFSSSSSSSSFLFSFFFFILCVSLSDAEQNPEASILYSWLHSSSSPTPSSLSLFNWNSIDNTPCNNWTFVTCSPQGFVTDIVIESVPLQLSLPKNLPAFRSLQKLTISGANLTGTLPESLGDCLGLTVLDLSSNGLVGDIPWSLSKLRNLEALTLNSNQLTGKIPPDISKCLKLKSLVLFDNLLTGTIPPELGKLSGLEVIRIGGNKEISGQIPPEIGDCYNLTVLGLAETSVSGNLPSSLGKLTKLQTLSIYTTMISGEIPSDLGNCSELVDLFLYENSLSGSIPQEIGKLTKLEQLFLWQNSLVGGIPEEIGNCSNLKMIDLSLNLLSGSIPSSIGRLSFLEEFMISDNKFSGSIPTTISNCSSLVQLQLDKNQISGLIPSELGILTRLTLFFAWSNQLEGSIPPGLADCTDLQALDLSRNSLTGTIPSGLFMLRNLTKLLLISNSLSGFIPQEIGNCSSLVRLRLGYNRITGEIPSGIGSLKKLNFLDFSSNRLHGKVPDEIGSCSELQMIDLSNNSLEGSLPNPVSSLSGLQVLDVSANQFSGKIPASLGRLVSLNKLILSKNLFSGSIPTSLGMCSGLQLLDLGSNELSGEIPPELGDIENLEIALNLSSNRLTGKIPLKISSLNKLSILDLSHNMLEGDLAPLANIENLVSLNISYNSFSGYLPDNKLFRQLSPQDLEGNKKLCSSLTQDSCFLTYGKGNRLGDDGDSSRTRKLRLTLALLITLTVVLMILGAVAVIRARRNINNERDSELGETYKWQFTPFQKLNFSVDQIIRCLVEPNVIGKGCSGVVYRADVDNGEVIAVKKLWPAMVNGGHDEKTKNVRDSFSAEVKTLGTIRHKNIVRFLGCCWNRNTRLLMYDYMPNGSLGSLLHERRGSSLDWDLRYRILLGAAQGLAYLHHDCLPPIVHRDIKANNILIGLDFEPYIADFGLAKLVDEGDIGRCSNTVAGSYGYIAPEYGYSMKITEKSDVYSYGVVVLEVLTGKQPIDPTVPEGLHLVDWVRQNRGSLEVLDSSLRSRTEAEADEMMQVLGTALLCVNSSPDERPTMKDVAAMLKEIKQEREEYAKVDLLLKKSPPPTTTSTHEEGRMNKMNMTATAASSSKEMRREERLVKSNNTSFSASSLLYSSSSSIE, from the exons ATGTCTCTTCATTCCTtaatcttctcctcctcctcctcttcttcttcatttctcttctctttcttcttcttcatcctttgtgtctctctctctgatgCAGAGCAAAACCCGGAAGCTTCTATCCTCTACTCATGgcttcactcttcttcttctcctacaccttcatctctttctctcttcaacTGGAACTCCATAGACAACACTCCTTGCAACAACTGGACTTTTGTCACATGCTCTCCTCAAGGTTTCGTCACCGACATCGTCATTGAATCTGTCCCTCTCCAGCTCTCCTTGCCTAAGAATCTCCCGGCGTTTCGTTCTCTCCAGAAACTCACTATCTCCGGCGCTAATCTCACCGGAACTTTGCCGGAGAGTCTCGGCGACTGCCTCGGTCTCACGGTTCTTGACCTTAGCTCTAACGGTTTAGTTGGTGACATTCCTTGGAGTTTAAGCAAGCTCCGTAACCTAGAAGCCCTAACCCTCAACTCTAACCAACTCACCGGAAAAATCCCACCGGACATCAGCAAATGTTTGAAGCTCAAGAGCCTAGTTCTCTTCGACAATCTTCTCACCGGAACAATCCCGCCGGAGCTAGGGAAGCTCTCTGGTCTCGAAGTGATAAGAATCGGAGGAAACAAAGAAATCTCCGGCCAAATCCCACCGGAGATAGGAGATTGTTACAATCTAACAGTACTTGGTTTAGCCGAGACGAGCGTCTCCGGAAACTTGCCTTCTTCCTTAGGTAAGCTCACGAAGCTACAAACACTCTCGATTTACACAACAATGATAAGTGGAGAGATTCCTTCAGATTTAGGGAACTGCTCTGAGCTTGTTGATCTCTTCTTGTACGAGAATAGCTTGTCTGGTTCAATCCCTCAAGAAATCGGAAAGCTAACGAAACTAGAACAGCTGTTTCTATGGCAGAACAGTCTCGTTGGTGGTATCCCTGAAGAAATAGGAAACTGCAGCAATCTCAAAATGATAGATTTGTCTTTAAATCTCCTCTCTGGTTCAATTCCAAGCTCCATTGGTCGTTTGTCTTTTCTTGAAGAGTTTATGATCAGCGACAACAAATTCTCTGGTTCCATACCAACTACAATCTCGAATTGTTCGAGTCTTGTCCAGTTACAGCTTGATAAGAATCAGATATCTGGTTTGATACCGTCTGAGCTTGGAATACTCACAAGGCTTACTCTGTTCTTTGCCTGGTCTAATCAGCTAGAAGGAAGCATCCCTCCTGGTTTAGCAGACTGTACTGATCTCCAAGCATTGGATTTGTCACGTAACTCGCTTACCGGAACAATCCCTTCTGGTTTGTTTATGCTAAGGAACCTCACAAAGCTTCTCTTgatctcaaactctctctctggTTTTATACCTCAAGAGATTGGTAACTGCAGCTCTCTGGTGAGATTGAGGTTAGGTTACAACAGGATCACAGGAGAGATCCCTTCTGGTATTGGCTCGCTTAAGAAGCTAAACTTTCTCGATTTTTCGAGTAATAGGCTACATGGGAAGGTCCCTGATGAGATTGGAAGCTGCTCAGAGTTACAGATGATTGATCTCAGCAATAACTCTCTTGAAGGTTCTTTGCCTAAtccggtttcttctctctccgGTTTACAGGTTCTCGATGTTTCGGCTAACCAGTTTTCAGGCAAGATTCCAGCGAGTTTGGGACGGCTTGTGTCGCTGAACAAACTAATCTTGAGCAAGAACTTGTTCTCCGGATCAATACCTACTTCTTTAGGTATGTGTTCAGGGCTTCAGCTTCTTGATCTTGGAAGCAATGAGCTCTCTGGTGAGATTCCTCCAGAGCTTGGTGATATTGAGAATCTTGAAATCGCGTTAAACTTGAGTAGCAACAGACTCACAGGGAAGATTCCTTTAAAGATTTCGTCTCTCAACAAGCTCTCGATTCTTGATCTCTCCCACAACATGCTTGAAGGAGATCTTGCTCCACTTGCCAATATTGAGAACCTCGTCTCTCTTAACATCTCTTACAATAGCTTCTCTGGTTACCTTCCAGATAACAAGCTTTTCAGACAATTATCTCCTCAAGATCTTGAAGGAAACAAGAAACTCTGTTCTTCTTTAACTCAAGATTCTTGTTTTCTCACCTACGGAAAAGGCAATAGACTTGGAGATGATGGTGATTCTTCTCGTACAAGAAAGCTTAGGTTAACACTCGCCCTTTTGATCACCTTGACGGTTGTGTTGATGATTCTTGGTGCAGTTGCGGTTATCCGAGCAAGGAGGAATATCAATAACGAAAGAGATTCAGAGCTTGGAGAGACATATAAATGGCAGTTCACACCATTTCAGAAGCTGAACTTCTCGGTGGATCAAATCATAAGATGTTTAGTTGAACCAAATGTGATCGGTAAAGGATGTTCAGGGGTAGTTTACCGAGCTGACGTGGACAACGGCGAGGTTATAGCCGTTAAGAAGCTTTGGCCAGCGATGGTTAACGGTGGTCATGATGAGAAGACCAAAAACGTTAGAGATTCGTTTTCAGCAGAAGTTAAGACGCTTGGGACTATTAGACACAAGAACATAGTTCGGTTTCTTGGATGTTGTTGGAACCGAAACACGAGGCTTTTGATGTACGATTACATGCCCAATGGGAGCTTAGGGAGTTTGCTTCACGAGAGACGAGGATCTTCGCTTGACTGGGATCTTAGATACAGAATCTTGCTTGGTGCAGCTCAAGGTTTAGCTTATTTACACCATGATTGCCTTCCGCCCATTGTTCATCGCGATATCAAAGCCAACAACATCTTGATCGGTCTAGATTTCGAGCCTTACATTGCGGATTTCGGTTTAGCAAAGCTTGTTGATGAAGGTGACATTGGTCGGTGTTCTAATACCGTCGCTGGATCTTATGGTTACATTGCTCCAG AGTATGGTTACAGCATGAAGATTACAGAGAAGAGTGATGTTTATAGTTATGGTGTGGTTGTTCTTGAAGTGTTGACAGGGAAACAACCTATAGATCCGACGGTACCAGAAGGGCTTCACTTAGTGGACTGGGTGAGGCAAAATAGAGGTAGCCTCGAAGTTCTCGACTCTTCATTGAGATCAAGAACTGAGGCTGAAGCCGATGAGATGATGCAAGTGTTGGGCACTGCTCTGCTGTGTGTGAACTCGTCTCCAGACGAGAGGCCTACCATGAAAGACGTTGCggctatgctcaaggagatcaAACAAGAGCGTGAAGAATACGCGAAAGTTGACTTGCTGCTTAAGAAATCTCCTCcgccaacaacaacatcaacgcATGAGGAAGGTCGTATGAATAAGATGAACATGACAGCGACCGCCGCTTCCTCTTCTAAAGAGATGAGACGAGAGGAAAGATTAGTAAAGAGCAACAACACTAGTTTCTCTGCTTCGTCTCTgctttactcttcttcttcttcgatcgaGTGA